The proteins below come from a single Streptomyces tubercidicus genomic window:
- the rsmI gene encoding 16S rRNA (cytidine(1402)-2'-O)-methyltransferase produces the protein MTGTLVLAGTPIGEIADAPPRLATELAAADVIAAEDTRRLRRLTQALEVQPSGRIVSYFEGNEAARTPELAEALAGGARVLLVTDAGMPSVSDPGYRLVAAAVERDIKVTAVPGPSAVLTALAVSGLPVDRFCFEGFLPRKGGERRTRLREVEDERRTLVYFEAPHRLDDTLAAMAEIFGADRRAAVCRELTKTYEEVKRGPLAELVPWAAEGVRGEITIVVEGAPDSGPQDLDAEELVRRVRVREEAGERRKEAIAAVAADAGLPKREVFDAVVAAKNAEKGPAKGA, from the coding sequence GTGACTGGAACGCTGGTACTTGCAGGGACGCCCATCGGAGAGATCGCGGACGCACCGCCGCGGCTCGCCACCGAACTGGCCGCCGCCGATGTGATCGCCGCCGAGGACACCCGGCGGCTGCGCCGGCTGACCCAGGCGCTGGAGGTCCAGCCGTCCGGGCGGATCGTGTCGTACTTCGAGGGCAACGAGGCGGCCCGGACGCCCGAGCTGGCCGAGGCGCTGGCCGGCGGGGCGCGGGTGCTGCTGGTCACCGACGCGGGCATGCCCTCGGTCTCCGACCCCGGCTACCGGCTGGTCGCCGCCGCCGTCGAACGCGACATCAAGGTCACCGCCGTACCGGGCCCCAGCGCCGTACTCACCGCCCTGGCCGTCTCCGGGCTGCCGGTCGACCGCTTCTGCTTCGAGGGGTTTCTGCCCCGCAAGGGCGGTGAGCGGCGCACCCGGCTGCGCGAGGTCGAAGACGAGCGGCGCACCCTCGTCTACTTCGAGGCCCCGCACCGGCTGGACGACACCCTCGCCGCGATGGCCGAGATCTTCGGCGCCGACCGGCGGGCCGCGGTCTGCCGGGAGCTGACCAAGACCTACGAGGAGGTCAAGCGCGGGCCGCTGGCCGAACTCGTGCCCTGGGCGGCCGAGGGCGTACGCGGCGAGATCACCATCGTCGTCGAGGGCGCCCCGGACAGCGGGCCGCAGGACCTGGACGCCGAGGAGCTGGTCCGCCGGGTGCGGGTCCGCGAGGAGGCCGGGGAGCGCCGCAAGGAAGCGATCGCCGCGGTGGCCGCGGACGCCGGCCTGCCCAAGCGGGAGGTCTTCGACGCGGTGGTGGCGGCGAAGAACGCGGAAAAGGGCCCGGCGAAGGGCGCCTAG
- a CDS encoding TatD family hydrolase, with amino-acid sequence MAPQDKNTPPPLPEPLRVAVADSHTHLDMQDSTVEEALAKAASVGVTTVVQVGCDLAGSRWAAETAAAHDSVHATVALHPNEAPRIVLGDPDGWSRQGAREPGGDSALDAALAEIDKLAALPQVRGVGETGLDYFRTGPDGMAAQEASFRAHIEIAKRHGKALVIHDREAHDDVLRILREEGAPDRVVFHCYSGDAAMAEICAAAGYFMSFAGNVTFKNAQPLRDALAVAPPELVLVETDAPFLTPAPYRGRANAPYLIPVTLRAMAEVTGMTEDALATAVAANTARAFGY; translated from the coding sequence ATGGCACCGCAGGACAAGAACACCCCGCCGCCGCTGCCCGAACCCCTTCGGGTGGCGGTCGCGGATTCGCACACCCACCTGGACATGCAGGACAGCACCGTCGAGGAGGCGCTGGCCAAGGCCGCCTCGGTCGGGGTGACCACCGTCGTCCAGGTGGGGTGCGACCTGGCCGGTTCGCGCTGGGCCGCCGAGACCGCGGCGGCCCACGACAGCGTGCACGCCACCGTCGCCCTGCACCCCAACGAGGCACCCCGGATCGTGCTCGGGGACCCCGACGGCTGGTCCCGGCAGGGCGCCCGGGAGCCCGGCGGCGACAGCGCGCTCGACGCCGCCCTCGCTGAGATCGACAAGCTGGCCGCCCTCCCGCAGGTCCGCGGCGTAGGCGAAACCGGCCTGGACTACTTCCGCACCGGCCCCGACGGCATGGCCGCCCAGGAAGCCTCCTTCCGGGCGCACATCGAGATCGCCAAGCGGCACGGCAAGGCCCTGGTCATCCACGACCGCGAGGCACACGACGACGTGCTGCGGATCCTGCGCGAGGAGGGCGCCCCCGACCGGGTCGTCTTCCACTGCTACTCCGGCGACGCCGCGATGGCCGAGATCTGCGCCGCGGCCGGCTACTTCATGTCCTTCGCCGGCAACGTCACCTTCAAGAACGCCCAGCCACTGCGCGACGCGCTCGCCGTCGCCCCGCCCGAACTGGTCCTCGTCGAGACCGACGCCCCCTTCCTCACGCCCGCCCCGTACCGCGGACGGGCCAACGCCCCGTACCTCATTCCGGTCACCCTGCGGGCCATGGCCGAGGTCACCGGGATGACGGAGGACGCCCTCGCCACCGCCGTCGCGGCGAACACGGCGCGGGCCTTCGGTTACTGA
- a CDS encoding resuscitation-promoting factor has product MWSAFVSHSQSSSHRAARGRRRRRAERPEALRGLLPRALVVAFLAGGTTAFIAHDKAVRLTVDGTPRTLHTFAADVDDLLADERLAVGAHDIVAPAPGTALNSGDEVVVRHGRPVVLTIDGRRRTVWTTADTVAGALHQIGVRADGAYLSASRSRRIEQRGMELAVRTERSVAIVADGRAHRIRTNAATVREALTEAGITLGDKDTTSVPPDSFPRDGQTFSVLRITGSKQVRERAIPFRTIHRADARLARGTVVVVQQGRPGVRRVTYRVRAVNGVKQKAKRLRSEVVRAPRPQIVHLGIRELPTSVRGADHLAWHALAQCEAGGRPNAVDSSGTYGGLYQFDVATWRALGGRGRPQDASPQEQTFRAKKLYIRRGASPWPVCGRKLHG; this is encoded by the coding sequence ATGTGGAGCGCGTTCGTGAGCCATTCGCAGAGCAGCAGCCACCGCGCCGCGCGCGGCCGTCGCAGACGCCGCGCCGAACGCCCCGAGGCGCTGCGCGGGCTGCTGCCCCGGGCGCTGGTCGTGGCCTTCCTCGCCGGCGGCACCACCGCCTTCATCGCGCACGACAAGGCGGTCCGGCTCACCGTCGACGGCACCCCGCGCACCCTGCACACCTTCGCCGCCGACGTCGATGACCTGCTGGCCGACGAGCGGCTCGCCGTCGGCGCCCACGACATCGTCGCGCCCGCCCCCGGCACCGCGCTCAACAGCGGCGACGAGGTCGTGGTCCGGCACGGCCGCCCGGTCGTGCTCACCATCGACGGCCGGCGCCGCACGGTATGGACCACCGCGGACACCGTCGCCGGCGCCCTGCACCAGATCGGCGTACGGGCCGACGGCGCCTACCTCTCGGCCTCCCGCTCCCGCCGCATCGAGCAGCGCGGCATGGAGCTGGCGGTCCGTACCGAACGCTCGGTGGCGATCGTCGCCGACGGCCGCGCGCACCGGATCCGCACCAACGCGGCCACCGTCCGCGAGGCCCTCACCGAGGCCGGGATCACCCTGGGCGACAAGGACACCACCTCGGTGCCGCCGGACAGCTTCCCGCGCGACGGCCAGACCTTTTCGGTGCTGCGGATCACCGGCTCCAAGCAGGTCCGCGAGCGGGCCATCCCCTTCCGTACGATCCACCGCGCCGACGCCCGCCTGGCCCGCGGCACCGTCGTGGTCGTCCAGCAGGGCCGCCCCGGCGTCCGGCGGGTCACCTACCGGGTGCGCGCCGTCAACGGCGTCAAACAGAAAGCGAAGCGGCTGCGCAGCGAGGTCGTGCGCGCCCCGCGCCCGCAGATCGTGCACCTCGGCATCCGGGAGCTGCCCACCTCCGTGCGCGGCGCCGACCACCTCGCCTGGCACGCGCTGGCGCAGTGCGAGGCGGGCGGCCGGCCGAACGCCGTCGACTCCTCGGGCACCTACGGCGGGCTCTACCAGTTCGATGTCGCCACCTGGCGGGCCCTCGGCGGCCGCGGCCGCCCCCAGGACGCCTCCCCCCAGGAACAGACCTTCCGGGCCAAGAAGCTCTACATCAGAAGGGGGGCGAGCCCGTGGCCGGTCTGCGGCCGTAAGCTTCACGGGTGA
- the rsmA gene encoding 16S rRNA (adenine(1518)-N(6)/adenine(1519)-N(6))-dimethyltransferase RsmA, with translation MSKSTTDDPGPLLGAADIRELAAALGVRPTKQRGQNFVIDANTVRRIVRTAEVRPDDVVVEIGPGLGSLTLGLLEAADRVTAVEIDEVLAAALPSTVAARLPERADRFALVHRDAMHVTELPGPAPTALVANLPYNVAVPVLLHMLATFPTIDRTLVMVQSEVADRLAARPGNKVYGVPSVKANWYAEVKRAGAIGRNVFWPAPNVDSGLVSLVRRDKPIETSASRDEVFAVVDAAFAQRRKTLRAALSGWAGSAAAAEAALVAAGVSPQARGEALTVEEFARIAEHKGPGGTPGIRQSGGAHASGGEQA, from the coding sequence ATGAGCAAGAGCACCACCGACGATCCCGGTCCCCTGCTGGGCGCCGCCGACATCCGCGAGCTGGCCGCCGCGCTGGGCGTCCGCCCCACCAAGCAGCGCGGCCAGAACTTCGTCATCGACGCCAACACCGTCCGCCGGATCGTCCGGACCGCCGAGGTCCGCCCCGACGACGTGGTGGTCGAGATCGGCCCGGGGCTCGGCTCACTGACCCTGGGGCTGCTGGAGGCCGCCGACCGGGTCACCGCCGTCGAGATCGACGAGGTGCTCGCCGCCGCGCTGCCGTCCACTGTCGCGGCCCGGCTGCCCGAGCGCGCCGACCGCTTCGCGCTGGTGCACCGCGACGCCATGCACGTCACCGAGCTGCCCGGCCCCGCGCCCACCGCGCTGGTCGCCAACCTCCCCTACAACGTCGCGGTGCCCGTACTGCTGCACATGCTCGCGACCTTCCCCACCATCGACCGCACCCTGGTCATGGTCCAGTCCGAGGTCGCCGACCGGCTCGCCGCCCGCCCCGGCAACAAGGTCTACGGTGTGCCGTCGGTCAAGGCCAACTGGTACGCCGAGGTCAAACGGGCCGGCGCCATCGGCCGCAACGTCTTCTGGCCCGCCCCCAACGTCGACTCCGGCCTGGTCTCCCTCGTACGCCGCGACAAGCCCATCGAAACCTCGGCCAGCCGCGACGAGGTCTTCGCCGTCGTCGACGCCGCCTTCGCCCAGCGCCGTAAAACCCTGCGCGCCGCGCTCTCGGGCTGGGCCGGCTCGGCCGCCGCGGCAGAGGCCGCCCTGGTCGCCGCGGGCGTCTCCCCGCAGGCCCGCGGGGAGGCACTGACCGTGGAGGAGTTCGCGAGGATCGCCGAACACAAGGGACCGGGCGGGACGCCCGGCATCCGCCAGTCCGGGGGAGCACACGCATCAGGGGGAGAGCAGGCATGA
- a CDS encoding 4-(cytidine 5'-diphospho)-2-C-methyl-D-erythritol kinase, translating to MTDNTAKTTQQTTAATAAPVTVRVPAKVNVQLAVGAARPDGFHDLANVFLAVGLYDEVTATPADTLRITAEGHDVDQIPLDRTNLAARAAELLAARHGIEPNVHLHITKDIPVAGGMAGGSADAAGALLACDALWSTGASRDELLSLCAELGSDVPFSLVGGAALGRGRGELLTPLAVGGAFHWVFAVADGGLSTPAVYGEFDRLTAGTDVPEPEAAPELLAALESGDATALASALSNDLQAAALSLRPSLTATLEAGTAAGALAALVSGSGPTTAFLVKDAEVAEEVAAALLASGTCRQVRVADSPAVGARVL from the coding sequence ATGACCGACAACACCGCCAAGACCACTCAGCAGACCACCGCCGCGACCGCCGCCCCGGTCACCGTCCGGGTACCGGCCAAGGTCAACGTCCAGCTGGCGGTGGGCGCCGCCCGCCCGGACGGCTTCCACGACCTGGCGAACGTCTTCCTCGCCGTCGGCCTCTACGACGAGGTCACCGCGACCCCCGCCGACACCCTCCGGATCACCGCCGAGGGCCACGACGTCGACCAGATCCCCCTGGACCGCACGAACCTCGCGGCCCGCGCCGCCGAACTCCTCGCCGCCCGCCACGGCATCGAGCCGAACGTCCACCTCCACATCACCAAGGACATCCCTGTCGCGGGCGGTATGGCGGGCGGCAGCGCGGATGCCGCCGGCGCCCTGCTGGCCTGCGACGCCCTGTGGTCCACCGGTGCCTCGCGGGATGAACTCCTCTCCCTCTGCGCCGAGTTGGGCAGCGACGTACCGTTCAGCCTGGTCGGTGGCGCGGCGCTGGGGCGGGGGCGAGGCGAACTGCTGACGCCGCTGGCCGTCGGCGGAGCCTTCCACTGGGTCTTCGCCGTCGCCGACGGCGGCCTGTCCACCCCCGCCGTCTACGGCGAGTTCGACCGCCTGACGGCGGGGACGGACGTCCCGGAGCCGGAGGCCGCCCCGGAGCTGCTGGCCGCCCTGGAGTCCGGCGACGCCACCGCGCTTGCCTCAGCTCTGTCCAACGACCTCCAGGCGGCGGCGCTGTCCCTGCGGCCGTCGCTGACCGCGACGTTGGAGGCGGGCACTGCGGCCGGCGCCCTGGCCGCGCTGGTCTCCGGCTCGGGGCCGACCACCGCGTTCCTGGTCAAGGACGCGGAGGTGGCGGAGGAAGTGGCCGCGGCGCTGCTGGCGTCGGGGACCTGCCGTCAGGTACGGGTGGCGGATTCTCCGGCGGTGGGGGCGCGGGTTCTGTAG
- a CDS encoding DUF397 domain-containing protein encodes MSTATWRKSSYTNGSGGDCVEVADNLPGIIPVRDSKAPGGPAIIFPTAAWSSFVTAVKGTAVL; translated from the coding sequence TTGAGCACGGCCACCTGGCGCAAGAGCAGCTACACCAACGGCTCAGGCGGCGACTGCGTCGAGGTCGCCGACAACCTCCCCGGCATCATCCCCGTCCGCGACTCCAAAGCCCCCGGGGGCCCGGCGATCATCTTCCCGACCGCTGCCTGGTCGTCCTTCGTCACCGCCGTCAAAGGCACTGCTGTCCTCTGA
- a CDS encoding DUF397 domain-containing protein, with product MASTHVDLSKAHWLKSSRSNGDGGYCVEVADNLPGIIPVRDSKDPQGPAIIFRAAAWSSFVSSVKETDLPGA from the coding sequence ATGGCAAGCACTCACGTGGACTTGAGCAAGGCCCATTGGCTCAAAAGTAGCCGCAGCAACGGGGACGGGGGCTACTGCGTCGAGGTCGCCGACAACCTCCCCGGCATCATCCCCGTCCGCGACTCCAAAGACCCCCAGGGCCCGGCGATCATCTTCCGGGCCGCCGCCTGGTCGTCGTTCGTCTCCTCCGTAAAGGAAACGGATCTGCCAGGCGCCTGA